One window of the Rufibacter radiotolerans genome contains the following:
- a CDS encoding sensor histidine kinase, protein MQLYSSLSRIGFLKSYSVKFLFVAFLGIHIPLIGIIFFIVLNKDHHLTAFSIITYTLILTLVATGLTLVILNQLIKPIQRAKKALRSYLDQNELPKLPTYFTDEVGILLQDIQLTVTSVDNLLNEKKDLVSMLSHDLRTPTITMLDTVRLLQESPSERMNLAPYLANLQQVGQKQLDLMDSVLSLLRQDEWTGQTLKKTPVMLGPMIRSAILSMQMTLVAKRLQIVQEIPPKLQVNVEAASFEQVLNNLLVNAVKFSHPGQTISIQAEEKEGNIYIRFRDQGMGFAPETGERLFDRFTKYQKVGTAGEPSNGIGLFLCQKTMQKHGGSLSAQSAGMGQGATFTIELPKK, encoded by the coding sequence ATGCAGCTTTACAGTAGTTTATCACGCATTGGTTTTCTTAAGTCTTACTCTGTCAAATTCCTGTTTGTCGCTTTCCTGGGCATTCATATCCCCTTGATCGGGATTATCTTTTTCATAGTCCTGAACAAAGACCACCACCTCACCGCTTTTAGCATTATTACCTATACCCTCATTCTTACCCTGGTAGCCACGGGGCTCACCCTGGTCATTCTTAACCAGCTCATCAAACCCATACAACGTGCCAAAAAGGCCCTGCGTAGCTACCTTGACCAGAACGAACTGCCCAAGCTGCCCACGTACTTCACAGATGAGGTAGGCATTCTCCTGCAAGACATCCAGTTGACGGTCACTTCCGTGGATAATCTCCTGAATGAGAAAAAAGACCTGGTCTCCATGCTGTCCCATGACCTGCGCACACCCACCATCACCATGCTAGACACGGTGCGGCTGCTGCAGGAAAGCCCTTCTGAACGCATGAACCTGGCGCCTTACCTGGCCAACCTGCAGCAGGTAGGGCAGAAGCAACTAGACCTCATGGACTCTGTGCTGAGCCTGCTCCGGCAAGACGAGTGGACCGGCCAGACCCTGAAAAAGACCCCGGTAATGCTGGGCCCCATGATCCGAAGCGCCATTCTTTCTATGCAGATGACTCTGGTAGCCAAGCGCCTGCAGATAGTGCAGGAGATACCCCCTAAGCTACAGGTGAACGTAGAGGCCGCTTCGTTTGAGCAGGTGCTCAATAACCTGCTAGTGAACGCCGTCAAGTTTTCGCACCCCGGGCAAACCATCTCCATTCAGGCCGAAGAGAAAGAGGGCAACATCTACATCCGGTTCCGGGACCAGGGCATGGGGTTTGCCCCAGAAACCGGCGAACGTTTATTTGACCGCTTTACCAAATACCAGAAAGTGGGCACCGCCGGTGAGCCCAGCAACGGCATAGGCCTGTTCTTGTGCCAGAAAACCATGCAGAAGCACGGCGGTAGCCTTTCGGCGCAAAGTGCTGGTATGGGTCAAGGCGCCACCTTCACCATAGAACTTCCTAAGAAATAA
- a CDS encoding PAS domain-containing sensor histidine kinase: protein MNSEPETLPIIHLGTQSADSYRLLVENVTDYAIFMLNPTGHVSTWNLGARKIKQYEPNEIIGKHFSVFYTSEAKNREYPAYELREAQARGRFEDEGWRVRKDGSVFWANVIITPLYNEEKTLIGFSKITRDLSERKKAEDDLFKAYEWLKESEERYRLLVDGVTDYAIFMLDPAGNVATWNQGAQKIKGYEAKEVIGKYFSKFYGQDAIRQGYPEHELKEAKAHGRFEDEGWRIRKDGSSFWANVIITAIYNSKNELIGYSKITRDLTDKKQLEEKLFRTHVELKESEEKTRLLIDSVKDYAIIMLNPDGLVVTWNAGAERIKGYKQQEIVGKHFSSFYGREAIEQNFPQYELTKAIENGRFEDEGWRIRKDGTAFWANVVLSPIYNEENRLLGFAKITRDLTERRRNEDLMKKNQELVRINNDLDNFVYTASHDLKTPITNLEGLLLALMEDLGPDVEKHENILSMMRGSIKTFKNVISDLTEITQLQQETHTSEKVYLSEMLADVNEHLKGLINASKARVELETESFEFLQYSRKNLRSILFNLVSNAIKYAHPERAPLVRITTQMLDTGTHVLSVSDNGLGISHHQTAKIFDMYKRAHDHVEGTGIGLYLVKKILDNSGDRIEVSSKEGEGSVFSVFFK, encoded by the coding sequence ATGAATTCAGAACCAGAAACGTTGCCAATCATCCATCTTGGCACCCAATCAGCAGATAGTTACCGTTTACTTGTAGAAAACGTCACAGACTACGCCATCTTCATGTTAAACCCCACCGGGCATGTCTCTACCTGGAACCTGGGGGCCAGAAAGATCAAGCAATATGAGCCAAATGAAATCATTGGCAAGCATTTCTCTGTCTTCTATACCTCAGAGGCCAAGAACCGGGAGTACCCCGCCTATGAACTGAGGGAAGCCCAGGCCCGCGGCCGCTTTGAAGACGAAGGCTGGCGGGTACGCAAAGACGGGTCGGTTTTCTGGGCCAATGTCATTATCACCCCACTTTATAACGAGGAGAAAACCCTGATAGGCTTCTCTAAGATTACCCGTGACCTTTCTGAGCGCAAAAAAGCCGAGGATGATCTGTTCAAGGCCTATGAGTGGCTCAAGGAAAGCGAGGAGCGGTACCGGCTGCTGGTAGACGGCGTCACGGACTATGCTATTTTCATGCTGGACCCGGCCGGCAACGTGGCCACCTGGAACCAGGGCGCCCAGAAGATAAAAGGCTATGAGGCCAAGGAAGTGATAGGCAAGTATTTCTCCAAATTCTACGGGCAGGACGCCATCCGGCAGGGGTACCCCGAGCATGAGCTGAAAGAGGCCAAAGCCCATGGCCGGTTTGAGGACGAAGGGTGGCGCATTAGAAAGGACGGATCATCGTTTTGGGCCAACGTGATCATTACGGCCATCTATAACAGCAAGAATGAACTGATAGGCTACTCAAAGATCACCCGCGACCTTACAGACAAAAAACAGCTGGAGGAGAAGCTGTTCCGCACCCACGTAGAACTGAAGGAAAGCGAGGAGAAGACCCGCCTGCTTATAGACAGCGTAAAAGACTACGCCATTATCATGCTCAACCCAGACGGCCTGGTAGTGACCTGGAACGCAGGCGCGGAACGCATTAAAGGGTACAAGCAGCAGGAGATTGTGGGCAAGCACTTCTCGTCTTTCTACGGCCGTGAGGCCATTGAACAGAACTTTCCGCAGTATGAACTCACCAAGGCCATTGAGAACGGCCGGTTTGAGGACGAAGGCTGGCGCATTAGAAAAGACGGCACCGCCTTCTGGGCCAACGTAGTGCTGTCGCCTATATACAATGAGGAGAACCGCTTGCTGGGTTTTGCCAAAATTACCCGTGACCTTACCGAGCGTCGTCGCAATGAAGACCTCATGAAGAAAAACCAGGAGTTGGTGCGCATCAACAATGACCTGGACAACTTTGTCTACACCGCCTCCCATGACCTCAAGACGCCCATCACCAATCTGGAAGGACTGCTTTTGGCGCTTATGGAAGACCTGGGGCCGGATGTGGAGAAGCACGAAAATATCCTGTCTATGATGCGCGGTTCCATCAAGACCTTCAAGAACGTGATCTCTGACTTGACGGAGATCACGCAGCTGCAGCAGGAAACCCATACCTCAGAAAAAGTCTACCTCTCAGAAATGCTGGCAGATGTGAACGAGCACCTGAAAGGGCTTATTAACGCAAGCAAAGCTCGCGTAGAACTTGAAACCGAAAGCTTTGAGTTTCTCCAGTATTCGCGCAAGAACCTACGCAGCATTCTGTTTAACCTGGTTTCCAACGCCATTAAATACGCCCACCCAGAACGCGCGCCGCTGGTCAGGATCACTACGCAGATGTTAGACACCGGCACCCACGTGCTGTCTGTCTCTGATAACGGCCTGGGCATTTCACACCACCAGACGGCCAAGATCTTTGACATGTACAAGCGCGCGCATGACCACGTAGAGGGCACAGGGATTGGCCTTTACCTGGTCAAGAAAATCCTGGACAATTCCGGTGACAGAATAGAGGTGAGCAGCAAAGAAGGGGAGGGTTCCGTTTTTAGCGTGTTTTTCAAATAA
- the carB gene encoding carbamoyl-phosphate synthase large subunit — protein sequence MPKDQSIKSVLIIGSGPIVIGQACEFDYSGTQAARSLREEGIEVTLINSNPATIMTDSITADNIYLLPLEKKSIIQILEKHKIDAVLPTMGGQTALNLAIDCEKAGIWKKYGVKMIGVDIGAIETTEDREKFRLLMIELGVNVCKGYTATSFLEGKEIAQEIGFPLVIRPSFTLGGTGGGFVNTPEEFDAALTRGLHASPTHEVLVEQSIMGWKEYELELLRDNIGNVIIICSIENFDPMGIHTGDSITVAPAMTLPDTVYQRMRDLAIKMMNGIGQFAGGCNVQFSVNPDDDTIIAIEINPRVSRSSALASKATGYPIAKVAAKLAIGYNLDELKNSITKTTSAFFEPALDYVIVKIPRWNFDKFKGANKLLGLQMKSVGEVMGIGRTFQEALQKACQSLEIKRNGLGADGKEKTNYDQLMYSLANPSWDRLFTIKDAMKFGVATSTIQKVTKIDPWFLQQIEELELTEREILKYTIDTIPADLMRTAKVKGYADRQLAYLMRCKESEVHDKRLSMGIKRVFKMVDTCAAEFEAKTPYYYSTFDGENESVVSDRKKVVVLGSGPNRIGQGIEFDYSCVHGVLAARECGYETIMINCNPETVSTDFDISDKLYFEPVFWEHIYDIILHENPVGVIVQLGGQTALKLAEKLTRFGIKILGTTYEALDLAEDRGAFSTLLKENNIPYPPFASVTSAEEALEVCKDLKFPLLVRPSYVLGGQNMKIVINEKELEAQVLDILKDSPGNKVLLDHFLDRAIEAEADAICDGENVHILGVMEHIEPAGIHSGDSYAVLPPFDLSQNVLNQIDEYTKKIALALNTVGLINIQFAIKNEIVYIIEANPRASRTVPFIAKAYKEPYVNYAAKVMLGEKKVTDFTFNPQLEGYAIKVPVFSHNKFPEVNKELGPEMKSTGEAIYFIDNLEDEYFTKIYSERNLYLSK from the coding sequence ATGCCTAAAGATCAATCCATCAAGTCAGTCTTAATCATCGGTTCTGGTCCTATTGTCATTGGACAAGCCTGTGAGTTTGATTACTCCGGCACCCAGGCCGCCCGCTCCTTGCGCGAGGAGGGAATTGAGGTTACCCTCATCAACTCCAACCCCGCCACCATCATGACAGACTCTATCACGGCAGATAACATCTATCTGTTGCCGCTGGAGAAGAAGTCTATCATCCAGATTCTGGAGAAGCACAAGATTGATGCGGTACTGCCTACCATGGGGGGCCAGACTGCCCTGAATTTGGCCATTGACTGCGAGAAAGCCGGTATCTGGAAAAAGTACGGCGTGAAAATGATTGGCGTGGACATTGGCGCCATTGAGACCACCGAGGACCGCGAGAAATTCCGTCTGCTCATGATTGAGCTGGGCGTGAACGTCTGCAAAGGCTACACGGCTACCTCTTTCCTGGAAGGCAAAGAGATAGCCCAGGAGATTGGCTTCCCGCTGGTAATACGCCCGTCGTTTACCCTGGGTGGTACCGGAGGCGGTTTTGTGAACACCCCAGAGGAGTTTGACGCCGCCTTGACCCGCGGCCTGCACGCCAGCCCTACCCACGAGGTACTGGTGGAGCAAAGCATCATGGGTTGGAAAGAGTATGAGCTGGAGCTGCTGCGCGACAACATTGGCAACGTGATCATCATCTGCTCCATTGAGAACTTTGACCCCATGGGCATCCATACCGGCGACTCCATTACCGTAGCCCCGGCCATGACCCTGCCAGACACCGTGTACCAGCGCATGCGCGATTTGGCCATTAAGATGATGAACGGCATTGGCCAGTTCGCCGGCGGCTGTAACGTGCAGTTCTCAGTGAACCCAGATGATGACACCATCATCGCTATTGAGATCAATCCCCGCGTGAGCCGCTCTTCGGCCCTGGCCTCTAAAGCCACCGGCTACCCTATTGCCAAAGTGGCCGCCAAGCTGGCCATTGGGTATAACCTGGATGAACTGAAAAACTCTATCACCAAGACTACCTCGGCGTTCTTTGAGCCTGCCCTGGACTACGTGATTGTGAAAATACCGCGCTGGAACTTTGACAAGTTCAAGGGTGCCAACAAATTGCTGGGGCTGCAGATGAAATCTGTGGGCGAGGTAATGGGCATTGGCCGTACCTTCCAGGAAGCCCTGCAGAAAGCCTGCCAGAGCCTGGAGATCAAGCGCAACGGCCTGGGCGCCGATGGCAAAGAGAAAACCAACTATGACCAATTGATGTACAGCCTGGCCAACCCTAGCTGGGACCGCCTGTTCACCATCAAAGACGCCATGAAGTTTGGGGTAGCTACCAGCACCATTCAGAAAGTGACCAAGATTGACCCCTGGTTCCTGCAGCAGATTGAAGAGCTGGAGCTCACTGAGCGCGAGATCCTGAAATACACCATTGACACCATCCCGGCTGATCTGATGCGCACCGCCAAGGTGAAAGGCTACGCCGACCGCCAGCTGGCCTACCTCATGCGCTGCAAAGAAAGCGAAGTGCATGACAAGCGCCTGAGCATGGGCATTAAGCGCGTGTTCAAAATGGTAGATACCTGCGCCGCTGAGTTTGAGGCTAAAACGCCTTACTACTACAGCACCTTTGACGGCGAGAACGAAAGCGTGGTCTCTGACCGCAAGAAAGTAGTGGTGCTGGGCTCGGGTCCCAACCGCATTGGCCAGGGCATTGAGTTTGATTACTCCTGCGTGCATGGCGTATTGGCCGCCCGTGAGTGTGGATACGAAACCATTATGATCAACTGTAACCCAGAGACGGTTTCCACTGATTTTGACATCTCTGACAAACTGTACTTTGAGCCGGTATTCTGGGAGCACATCTATGACATCATCCTGCATGAGAACCCCGTAGGCGTGATTGTACAGCTAGGCGGACAGACGGCCCTGAAACTGGCCGAGAAACTGACCCGCTTCGGGATCAAGATCCTGGGTACCACCTATGAGGCCCTGGACTTAGCCGAGGACCGCGGCGCGTTCTCTACCCTGCTCAAGGAAAACAACATCCCGTATCCGCCCTTCGCCAGCGTGACCTCTGCGGAGGAAGCCCTGGAGGTGTGCAAAGACCTCAAGTTCCCGCTGCTGGTGCGCCCTAGCTACGTATTGGGCGGTCAGAACATGAAAATCGTGATCAACGAGAAAGAACTGGAAGCGCAGGTACTAGATATTTTAAAGGACAGCCCCGGCAACAAGGTGCTTCTGGACCACTTCCTGGACCGCGCCATTGAGGCCGAGGCCGATGCCATCTGCGACGGCGAGAACGTGCACATTCTGGGCGTGATGGAGCACATTGAACCGGCTGGTATCCACTCCGGTGACTCCTACGCGGTGCTGCCTCCGTTTGACCTGAGCCAGAACGTGCTCAACCAGATTGACGAGTACACCAAGAAAATCGCGTTGGCGCTGAACACCGTTGGCTTGATCAACATCCAGTTCGCCATTAAGAACGAGATTGTGTACATCATTGAAGCCAACCCCCGCGCCAGCCGCACGGTGCCGTTCATTGCCAAGGCCTACAAAGAGCCTTATGTGAACTATGCCGCCAAAGTGATGCTGGGCGAGAAAAAGGTGACGGACTTCACGTTCAATCCTCAGTTGGAAGGCTACGCTATCAAGGTGCCGGTCTTCTCCCACAACAAGTTCCCCGAGGTGAACAAGGAGCTAGGTCCAGAGATGAAATCTACCGGCGAGGCCATCTATTTCATTGACAACCTGGAAGACGAGTACTTCACCAAGATCTACTCAGAGCGCAACCTGTACTTGAGTAAATAG
- a CDS encoding alanine/glycine:cation symporter family protein codes for MERLESFLAEASSLAWGMPLLILLMGGGLFLMLYCRFVPFRHLSHSIEILSGKYVDPNAPGQISPFQAMSSALASTIGMGNISGVAVGIAMGGPGVLFWMWMSAIVGMATKFFTCTLSVMYRGRNERGEVEGGPMYMVTEGLGQKWKPLSILFAAAGLIGTLPLFQSNQLTQIVRDVVLRPSGLVGDDVFLPNLFMGIALAFPVAIIMFGGLKRIANVATKLVPLMVILYTGSVLYIIGVNVSAVPHMFALIFEDAFTGNAMMGGAVMQVIIMGARRASFSNEAGIGTAAMMHGESQTNEPVREGLVAMLEPFIDTIIVCTMTGLAILVTGVWETHSDNGVSMTAQAFDAAMPVMGKYLLVICVFIFAFTSLFSYCYYGSKCFTYLFGFKYRRLYDYFYILTVIIGAVATITSVINLIDTAFALMAIPTMTCALVMSPRVMAAAKDYFARMKEEKKVAVVK; via the coding sequence GTGGAAAGATTAGAATCGTTTCTTGCTGAGGCCAGCAGCCTGGCTTGGGGCATGCCTTTATTGATTTTACTGATGGGCGGTGGCCTGTTCCTGATGTTGTATTGCCGTTTTGTTCCCTTCCGGCATTTGAGCCACTCCATAGAGATCCTGAGCGGAAAATACGTGGACCCCAACGCCCCCGGACAGATAAGCCCGTTCCAGGCCATGTCCAGCGCGCTGGCCTCTACCATTGGCATGGGTAACATCAGTGGGGTGGCCGTGGGTATTGCCATGGGCGGACCCGGCGTGCTGTTCTGGATGTGGATGAGCGCCATTGTGGGCATGGCCACCAAGTTCTTTACCTGCACCCTTTCTGTGATGTACCGCGGCCGCAACGAGCGCGGCGAAGTGGAGGGCGGCCCTATGTATATGGTCACCGAAGGACTGGGCCAGAAATGGAAGCCTTTGTCTATCCTGTTTGCGGCAGCCGGCCTTATTGGTACGCTGCCCCTTTTCCAGTCTAACCAATTAACCCAGATTGTGCGGGACGTGGTACTTCGGCCCAGCGGACTGGTAGGTGATGACGTGTTTTTGCCCAATCTTTTCATGGGCATTGCCCTGGCGTTTCCGGTGGCCATTATCATGTTTGGCGGCCTGAAGCGCATTGCCAACGTAGCCACCAAACTGGTGCCGTTAATGGTTATCCTTTACACGGGTTCGGTGCTTTATATTATTGGCGTGAATGTGTCTGCGGTGCCGCATATGTTTGCTTTGATCTTTGAAGATGCTTTTACCGGTAATGCCATGATGGGCGGTGCCGTGATGCAGGTGATTATCATGGGCGCCCGCCGGGCCTCGTTCTCCAATGAGGCGGGCATAGGTACGGCCGCCATGATGCACGGCGAGAGCCAGACCAACGAACCCGTTCGCGAGGGCCTGGTAGCCATGCTGGAGCCCTTCATTGACACCATCATTGTCTGCACCATGACCGGTCTGGCCATTCTGGTGACGGGCGTCTGGGAAACCCACAGCGACAACGGCGTGAGCATGACCGCCCAGGCCTTTGACGCCGCCATGCCCGTCATGGGCAAATACCTGCTGGTGATCTGCGTGTTCATCTTCGCGTTCACCTCCCTTTTCTCTTACTGCTACTACGGGTCTAAGTGCTTCACGTACCTGTTCGGGTTCAAGTACCGCCGCCTGTATGACTACTTCTATATTTTAACCGTGATCATAGGCGCCGTGGCTACCATCACCTCCGTCATCAACCTCATAGACACCGCCTTCGCGCTCATGGCCATTCCTACCATGACCTGCGCCCTAGTCATGTCCCCACGGGTAATGGCCGCCGCCAAAGATTACTTTGCCAGAATGAAGGAAGAGAAGAAAGTGGCCGTGGTGAAATAG
- a CDS encoding thiol-disulfide oxidoreductase DCC family protein, whose product MLPSSATILFDGVCNLCNGFVQFVITHDPKGHFKFASLQSEVGQEVLKAYGLPTTHFQSVLLLENGQLYSRSTAALRVVRHLSGAWSLLYGFTLVPRFLRDPAYDFVSRNRYRWFGQRESCMLPTPDLKARFL is encoded by the coding sequence ATGCTTCCCTCTTCCGCTACTATTCTATTTGACGGCGTCTGCAACCTGTGCAATGGGTTTGTGCAGTTCGTCATCACCCATGACCCCAAGGGGCACTTCAAATTCGCGTCTCTGCAGTCTGAGGTAGGGCAGGAGGTATTAAAAGCGTATGGTCTGCCCACTACTCACTTCCAAAGCGTGCTGTTGCTGGAGAACGGGCAACTGTACTCCCGCTCCACCGCGGCCTTGCGGGTAGTACGGCATCTTAGCGGCGCGTGGTCCTTGCTGTACGGTTTTACGCTGGTGCCCCGGTTCCTGCGCGACCCTGCCTATGACTTTGTGTCTAGGAACCGTTACCGGTGGTTTGGCCAGCGCGAAAGCTGTATGCTTCCCACCCCAGACCTGAAAGCGCGTTTTCTGTAG
- a CDS encoding HTTM domain-containing protein yields the protein MHLLRQYLHSVFYADTRALSLMRIWVASVLLLDIGIRASDLEAHYSNMGVLPLHVLHANAWNPYFFSFHALSGLWQFEVILFAIAGIAAICLLLGYQTRWATFVSWILLLSLHNRNPLITQSGDSLLRMLLFWGMFLPWHRHYSLDARRTPSSALSARYFSAATVAYILQVAWVYVFTALLKSGAEWTTDGTALYYALSLDQILMPGGRILYQYPELMKFLTHATYYVELWLPFVLLIPWRNAWFRMLFFIAIVGLHIGISLSLFVGLFYLISISAVIGLLPTPVMDTINHHLHSGYHQVHKTWIRHARTWRSPVDLQVRLTWNKPAWAGDLPLKYLRETVVLVALALALWWNLSTLGKPYFQIPGSVQWAALVPRLDQNWSMFAPNVFKDDGWYVLEGINNQNKKVDLNQQGKEPDTIKPASVVSLFKNDRWRKYSENYLFVPNAYMRPYYCFYLLRRWNEAHPRPQQIKELTVIYMKEFTLPNYKTAPIKRELLCHCKP from the coding sequence ATGCATCTACTTAGGCAGTACCTGCATTCTGTCTTCTACGCAGATACCCGGGCCCTTTCCCTCATGCGGATATGGGTGGCCAGTGTCTTGCTGCTGGATATTGGCATACGGGCCTCAGACCTGGAGGCACATTACTCCAACATGGGCGTTTTGCCGCTGCATGTGTTGCATGCCAATGCCTGGAACCCCTATTTCTTTTCTTTCCATGCGCTAAGCGGATTGTGGCAGTTTGAGGTGATTCTCTTTGCCATTGCCGGCATAGCCGCTATTTGCCTGCTGCTGGGTTACCAGACCCGCTGGGCTACCTTTGTGTCCTGGATTCTGCTGCTCTCCCTGCATAACCGCAATCCGCTCATTACGCAGTCCGGCGACAGCCTGCTCCGGATGCTGCTGTTCTGGGGCATGTTTCTGCCCTGGCACCGGCATTATTCCCTGGATGCCCGCCGCACCCCTTCCTCTGCCCTTTCTGCCCGCTACTTCAGCGCGGCCACGGTGGCTTATATTCTGCAGGTAGCCTGGGTGTATGTGTTCACCGCGCTGCTCAAAAGCGGCGCCGAATGGACCACCGATGGCACCGCCCTGTATTACGCCCTCAGCCTGGACCAGATCCTGATGCCCGGCGGCCGCATCTTGTACCAGTACCCTGAACTCATGAAGTTCCTGACCCACGCCACATATTATGTGGAGCTGTGGCTACCTTTTGTATTGCTTATTCCCTGGCGGAACGCCTGGTTCAGGATGCTGTTTTTCATTGCTATTGTAGGGCTGCACATTGGCATCAGTCTTTCTCTGTTTGTGGGTTTGTTCTACCTTATCAGCATCTCGGCGGTCATAGGTTTATTGCCTACCCCGGTCATGGACACTATAAATCACCACCTGCACTCTGGCTACCACCAGGTACATAAAACTTGGATTCGGCATGCCCGCACCTGGCGCTCTCCGGTAGACCTGCAGGTACGCCTTACCTGGAACAAGCCCGCCTGGGCCGGAGACCTTCCCTTAAAATACCTGCGTGAAACGGTGGTGTTGGTGGCCCTGGCCCTGGCCCTTTGGTGGAACCTGAGTACCTTGGGCAAGCCTTATTTTCAGATTCCGGGTAGCGTGCAATGGGCGGCGCTGGTACCGCGGCTGGACCAGAACTGGAGCATGTTTGCCCCCAACGTCTTTAAAGACGATGGCTGGTACGTGCTGGAAGGCATCAATAACCAGAACAAAAAGGTAGACCTGAACCAGCAGGGCAAAGAGCCAGACACCATTAAACCGGCCTCGGTGGTAAGCCTGTTCAAGAATGACCGCTGGCGGAAATACTCAGAGAACTACCTGTTTGTTCCTAACGCCTACATGCGGCCCTACTACTGCTTTTACCTGCTTCGCCGTTGGAACGAAGCCCACCCCCGCCCGCAGCAGATCAAGGAACTCACCGTCATCTACATGAAGGAGTTCACCTTGCCCAACTATAAAACTGCGCCCATTAAGCGGGAGTTGCTCTGCCACTGCAAACCATAA